The sequence GAAAAAATATGAATTATGAATAGTTACGGGCTCCAAAGATACTACTTCCAATTCGCACCATGGTACTACCCTCTTCCATGGCAATGGTATAATCTCCACTCATACCCATTGAAAGGACAGAGATATGAGGTAGTTCTTGCTTTAAACTATCAAAAATGGATTTTAAATAAGCAAACTCTTTTCTAATCTGTCTTTCGTCTTTAGTGAAGGTGGCCATGCCCATTAGACCTTCTATTTTTATGTTTTCAAGTGCTGCAAATTCCTCGGAATCGATAATAGTTTTTAATTCTGTATTATCCAATCCAAATTTGGTCTCTTCTTCTGCAATATGCATTTGTAGCAAGCAGGAGATTACACGATCATGTTTTTTTGCTTGCTTGTTAATTTCTGCAAGCAACCTAAAGCTATCCACTCCATGTATTAAAGAAACATATTCGCCCATGTATTTCACTTTGTTACGCTGTACATGACCAATCATATGCCATTCAATGTCCTTGGGCAATGTTTCCCATTTTTGTAACATTTCTTGGATTTTATTTTCCCCAAAAACACGCTGCCCTGCTTCATAAGCTTCCAGAATAGCTTCGTTGGGTTTAGTCTTGGAAACTGCTACCAGTGTTACTTCTCTAGGAAGTTTTTGCTTTATAGCTGTAAGATTATCTTTTATTGACATACGATTTAGTATTCAATTATTTAAAATTCATAAATAGCCAATCCGCTTCTTAATTTAGGCTCTATATAGGTGCTTTTTGGTGGCATCACCAGCCCTGCATCTGCAATGGCCTTGATTTCATTCATGTTGATGGGAACCAAACCAAATCCAACGGCAAATTTTCCGTTATCAATGTTATCCTTCATTTTAATGACATTGTGCTTGCCGTAGCCGTAAGAAATACGTTTGTCATTCCGAAGGTCATGAATTCCCAAGATGGGCTCTAAAATGGTTTTGAACAATATTTGGGTATCCAATTCGCTAAGGGCATCAGTAAATTTGTATACTTTCTTTCGTAAATAAAGTGAGTAAAACTCACCATCCAAATACATGCTGAAATGATGTTTTTGGGTCGGTTTGTAGAGTCCATCATCTTTTTTTTCAATCCTGAAATAGGTATCCAATTTAATCAGGAACTCATTTTTGGAATAACCATTTAAATCTTTGACCATCCTATTGAATTCATAAATCCTGATTTCAGACTCTGGGATAAGATAGGTCATGAAAAAGTTATAGGCTTCCTTACCTGTATGAGCATTATTTTGAGCCTTCATCTTCTTGGCCAGGAGGTTGGATGAAGCACTTCTATGATGACCATCAGCAATATAAAGGGCGTCTATTTTACTAAACTCAGTTTCTAGTTTTTCAATGACTTGCTGATCTGTTATTTTCCAAAGTCTGTGGCTTATTTTATCCGTAGTGGTAAAATTGTATTGCGGCTCTTGCTCGGTTTCGGTTTTTAACAAAGTACTTATTAACTTGTTTTCTGCATAGGTCATTAGCACAGGCTCTGCGTTAAACCCCACAGTGTTTAAATAGTTGGCAAAGAGCTTTTCTCTGTGTTGGATGGTGTCCTCGTGTTTTTTAATAACGTCGTTCTGATAATCCAATACACTGCAAGCACAAAAAAGCCCCAAGGTCTTAAAGCTTCCTTTTGTTATCTGGTAGAGATAAAAAGAAGCTTCCTTATCTTTTTGAAAGATGTTGTCCTCCAAAAACTCCAGATATCTATTATAAACCAACTTGAACCGTTCTTTGCCTTCAATACTTTCGTGGTACTTAAATCCTGGGTTGATAATGTGCAGGAAAGAGAAAGGATTGTACTCAAGTTGAGAATTCAACTCATCTTTAGAATATTCTTCATAGGATCGCGATGCCACAAAAGAGGCCTTATCCTTTGTTGGGCGAATGGCCTTAAATGGTTTTACAAGGGCCATTACAGCTTAGTTAAATTGCGTTGAAACTTTTTCTGCTTTTCTAGATTCTGAATAATCGTAAAATCCTTCTCCAGATTTTATTCCCAATTTACCTGCCATAACCATATTCACCAAAAGAGGACAAGGAGCGTATTTTGGATTCTTAAATCCATCATACATGACATTCAGGATAGAAAGACAAACATCTAAGCCAATAAAGTCTGCTAATTGTAATGGTCCCATGGGGTGCGCCATACCTAATTTCATAACGGTATCAATTTCTTGAACTCCTGCCACACCATTGTATAGTGTTTCAATAGCCTCGTTAATCATTGGCATAAGAATCCTATTGGCCACAAACCCTGGATAATCATTGACCTCAGTAGGGGTTTTGCCCAAGTTGGCCGACAACTCCATAATGGTTTTTGTCACCTCATCCGAAGTACTGTAGCCACGTATAATCTCTACCAGCTTCATGATTGGTACAGGATTCATAAAATGCATGCCAATCACTTTTTCTGGACGATTTGTGGCCGCAGCAATTTGGGTTATGGATATGGAGGAAGTATTTGTGGCCAAAATGGTTTTTGCATCGCAAACCTCATCCAAATCCTTAAAAATCTTCAGTTTGATATTTAGATTTTCTGTGGCGGCCTCAATCACCAAATCTGTTGACGAAACACCTTCTTTTAAATTGGTAAATGTTGAAATATTACCCAGTGTATTCTCTTTATCTTTTTCTGATATGGAAGCTTTGGCCAGCATACGATCTAAATTCTTAGAAATCGTAGCCAAACCTTTTTCCAAAGATGCTTGTGCAATATCAATAAGATGTACTTGAAATCCATTTTGAGCAAAAACATGAGCAATTCCATTACCCATGGTTCCCGCACCGATTACTGCTATAGTCTTCATTAAGTTATTTTTTAAATGATTCTATAATTTGAAGGGCTACACGTAGGGCCTGTGTTCCTTGTTCTAAAGTTACTACTGGATCTGTGTTATTATTGATAGCATCTGCGAAGGTTTCAAGCTCATCCAAAATGGCATTGTTGGCTTCAATGTCGGGATTTTCAAAATAGATTTGTTTTTTTTCCCCTTCCGCATTTTGTAGAACCATGTCAAAATCTCCAGGATTTTCAGGTGCATCTTTCATTTTCACAACTTCGACTTTCTTTTCCAAAAAATCTACAGATATATAAGCATCTTGCTGGAAAAATCTGGATTTCCGCATGTTTTTTAGCGATATTCTACTTGAGGTAAGGTTAGCTACGCAGCCGTTTTCAAATTCGATTCTAGCATTTGCGATATCTGGAGATTTACTAATTACAGAAACCCCGCTGGCATTGATCTGTTTTACTTCGGAATTTACCACACTTAAGATTACATCAATATCATGAATCATTAAATCTAAAACCACGGGAACATCTGTTCCTCTAGGGTTAAACTCTGCCAACCTATGGGTTTCAATGAACATGGGAGTCTCAATATTATCCTTTACGGCCAAAAATGCGGGGTTAAACCGTTCCACATGCCCAACTTGCCCTTTTATGTTATGTTCATTGGCTAATTCCAATAATTCCTCGGCTTCTTTAATAGTGTTGGTAATGGGTTTTTCAATGAAAATGTGCCTCCCTTTTTCAATAGCCTTTTTGGCACAATCAAAATGGGAAAGAGTGGGAGTGACAATATCAACCACATCTACTGCATCAATCAGAGTATTGATGTTTTCAAAATATGAATACCCAAATTCATCTGCTACTTTTTTCGCGTTGATTTCATCTGGATCATAAAATCCTACGAGTTCATAGTTGTTGGATTCGTTTAAGAGCCTGAGGTGAATTTTACCCAAATGTCCTGCACCAAGGACACCAACTTTTAGCATACGTACTGTTTTTGTCAAAAATAAGGATATGGTATCACTCTTCCATAAAAATAAGAAGTCAACTAGCTATAAAAATCGTGGAGAACTTTATAAATTCGTTTACCAGACCAAAAACATGAAAGATACTTTAAAGCATAGGGGTATGCGCAATAAGTTGGCAAAAGTATTGTCAGCTAAAGGAATACAGGATTCAAAAGTCATAGATGCAATAAAAACAGTACCGCGACACTTGTTTTTGGATAGTAGTTTTGAGGATCATGCTTATCAAGACAAAGCGTTCCCCATTGGAGCGGAACAAACTATTTCACAGCCATATACGGTGGCTTTTCAAACAGAACTACTCAATATAAAACCTAATGACACTATTTTGGAAATAGGTACAGGTAGTGGGTATCAAACTGCTGTATTACTTCACTTAAGAGCTAAGGTATATACTATAGAAAGACAGCAGGAACTCTTTAAAAAAACCAAACTGTTTTTCAGTAAAATGAATTATCGGCCTAAGAAAGTCATTTTTGGGGATGGATACAAAGGATTGCCAGGGGAAGCTCCTTTTGATGGGATTATTGTGACTGCCGGGGCTCCAGAAGTTCCAAAACCTTTAATGTCTCAGTTGAAAGTAGGGGGTCGTTTGGTTATTCCTGTTGGGGTTGAAGAGCAAATTATGACGCTCTTCACAAGAAAGTCTGAAAAAGAATTTGAAAAACAAGAATTAGGTTCTTTTCGGTTTGTGCCCCTTTTAGAAAACAAAAACTAATGTTATTGGTTAAAGCTTTTCTTTATTCTTGATAAATCACGCTTGTTGTCCCTATCTTTCATGGTTTCACGCTTGTCGTACAATTTTTTACCCTTAGCCAGGCCAATATTTATTTTAGCCAAACCTCTATCGTTGATAAAAAGATTAAGTGGAATTATAGTAAGCCCAGAAGTGGAAACTTCTTTGTGTAATTTTTTCAGCTCTTTTTTGTTAAGCAACAACTTCCGCTCTGCTTTGGGCAGATGATTGTAGTGTCCACCGTGACTATATTCGTCAACCTGCATATTTATAACAAAAAGTTCTCCCTTGTCATTGAATTCGCAAAAACTTTGGGATACTGAAGCCTTGCCCAAACGGATAGATTTTATTTCGGTACCGCCCAAAACAATTCCAGCTGTATAGGTGTCCAGAATTTCATAATCGAACCTGGCCCGTTTATTTTTTATATTAATATTTTTCTGCATTGTTGACAAAAATAGAAACTCTTCTCCAAGAAAATTGTAATGTTACAATAGATTTTACGATTATCAATGTAAACCAAACTAATGAAAAGATTTTTTGTTGTTGCCTTGTTGCTTTTATCCGTTGCCTGCAAAGAAAAGCCCAAAACGAATTATACCGCCCAAGAAATTGTAGATAAATCCATAGAAGATAGTGGAGGAAGCCTTTATACCAATCACGGTACGTCATTTATGTTTCGAGATAGAAAATATATTTCCGAAAGTATGGAAGGAAAGATGGTGTTGAAGCGAATCTCTTTTTTGGATTCTGTAGTTATAACCGATGTTAAAACGAACACTGATTTTAAACGGTATATGAATGACACCATTGTAAACATATCAGATTCCATTGCAAATAGATATGCCAATTCTGTCAACTCCGTACATTATTTTGCCAGACTTCCTTACGGACTAAATGAAAAAGCCGTTAACAAAGAGCTTTTAGGGGAAGAAAAAATAAAAGGGAAAAATTACTACAAGGTCAAAGTCACGTTTGATCAAACTAATGGAGGTGAAGATTTTGATGATGTGTATGTGTATTGGTACCATACGGAAACATTTAAACCGGACTATTTAGCATATGATTTTCATGTAAACGGAGGGGGTCAACGTTTTCGTGAGGCTTATAATGAACGCTATGTAAATGGTATTCGTTTTGTTGACTATAATAATTACAAGCCAAAAAAGAAAGAAACTTCAGTTCTTGAAACAGGAAGTTTATTTGAAAAAGGAGAATTAGAGTTACTCTCTAAGATAGAACTTTTAGAAATAGAGGTTACCAAAAATTAGTCCATTTTTAGGCGAATATCAGTTGCTACTCCATCAATGATTCTAACAATGAAAAGGCTGCTGTTATCATGGTCGTCCATATGCTCATACTTTTCAATCTCAAGAAGGTTATTTACAAATGTAGGGGTTGAATTACTGTGTCCTACAACCAATACATTAAGTCCTTCGTTTGAAGCTTTAAAGGCTTCAATATCCACAGATTTTGGGTCATAATATTTAACGTCGATGTCCTTCTTTACAGAGGTTGGTGCCGCTGTCATTGAGGTACGCTCATAATTGGTAGAGTATATCACATCCAAATCAATGGGATCAAAAACCTCGGCCCAATGTATGGCCCTCCCCAAACCATCTTGATTTAGTTCTGGGTCATTGTTTTCAGGGTCCGTTCTGTCTTTTTCTGCATGTCTTATAAAATAGAAAGTGGAAACCACTGCTTCTTTGGTATTTTCCATATCTTTATTGGAGTCATTGCAGCTGATACTTCCAACAATAAAAATTGTAATTGCAATTATAAGTTTGGTTGTTCTCATGATTACTTTTCTAAAGGTTCCCTTACTTTATATTTATGATATTTAAATGTAACATTTAATTTTCGTTTTCTTGTATGCTTAAGTCTTTGGTTTGTTTTCTATTGCTTTTTATAACCACATTTATTTGGTCACAAGAGAGGACATTGCCTCCTGACCTTAGACAACATAACCTTACCCAATTCAATGCAAACTTATTAAATGCATCTTATGGAACGGATTGGAACAATCCAAACTCTTTTTCAGTTTGGACACGTTGGCAATGGCAAACAATAGATGGAGATCCAACTAGCATATTTGCCAATTATACCCATCAACTTAATCAAAAATCAGTATTGGGGGTTGGTTTTTTGCAACACAATACGGGAACCTTTCTACATACTGGAGCAAATGTTAATTATGCTTATACTTTCTTGTTACAGGATAATGTTAAACTGATGGTTGGAGCTAATCTTTTTGGATTTCAAGAAAAACTGGCAGATAATCGTTTTGTTCCAAACCCAGATATAGATTTACCGCAATTAGAGAATACCAATCAATTTATGATTCTTTTTTCTCCAGGAGTACGATTACAAGTAAACCAATTTAATTTAGGGTTGGCCGTAGAGAACGCATTGGATTTTAATTTTTCTGAAAATGGAAGGGGGGAAGACCTTAGAATATTTACAGGCACTCTAAGCAATGACTTTCCTGTTACAATATTTTCTGGTGAAGACAGCAGCTTTGTAAGACCTATTGTTTATGTAAGATCAATACCAAATGAAGACACACAATTTGGAATTAACGGATTATTTTCCACTTCCAAATTCTGGGTGCAGGGAGGTTACAATAGTTTCTATGGAGTTTCTGGGGGATTGGGAGCCACTTTTGCAAAACAATTTTCTATTGGTGGATTGTTGGAATTTGGCACGGATACTTTCTTAAGAGATGAGGATCCCACTTTTGAACTGATTGCTTCATATCATTTTGGAAAAACAGATAACCGTAAAAAAGTTATTGGCTTTGATGTTGAAAAAGATGATGCATTAGCTTTGGAACGAATTAAGGTGGAAGAAGAGAAACAAAAGCGTAAGGAACATGAGAAAAAAACAGCCGCCGAACAGGAAAGACTAAAAAAAGAACAAATAGCGGATACCAAAAAAGAACAGGAACTTTTAGCTAAGCAACAATTTGAAAAGGATTCTATAGCCAAAGCACAACTGGTTGCCTTGAAATTGCAAGAAGAACAAAAAAGACGGGATAGCATTGCTGAACTTCAAGAAGCACAAAATGTTCAGGTAAGGCCAAACGAAAAATATGAGGAAGTAGCAAACGCAGAAGGTTTAGAACCAGGGTTTTATTTGATCGCCAATGTTTTTGGTACAAAGAAATATTTTGAAAACTTTATGTTGACCCTTAAGAAAAAAGGATTAGATCCAAAATCGTTTTTCAGAAGTCAAAACAAATACAACTATGTGTACTTGGAGCGTTATAATAGTATGAATGAGGCTCGCAAGGCTAGAGATAGCAAATTCTTTGGAAAATACCCTGACAAAACTTGGATTTTCAGAGTTAGGGGCAAGTAATGGTAGGGGCTATTTTTTTATTTCCTTTTGTACCAGTTGTTCTAAATAGGCAATTGTGTTGACAAGATATTTTCTGTCCCTTGTCATGGTAGACATTGCTATTGCACCTTGAAGCATGGTAAATAATTGTTTGGCAAATTGAAGCGGCGGAACAGGTAAATAGATTTCGCCTTGCTTTATACCGTTTTCTAAAACCAGCGCTATTTTACCCTCTATTTCTTTAATAGTTTCCTTAACAGCTGCGGAAAGTTGGTTGTTGTTGTTTTGCGCATCTACTCCCACATTAAGAATTGGACATCCGCCAAAAGGTAGCGTAAAAACATCATATTGTCTATAGAAACGTATTAAGGAAAAAAGTTTGTCAAGTGAATTACCTTCTACCTTCAATTTTTCATCAACAACAGACAAAAGGTGATTGCGATTATATTCAAAAGCAGATAATGCCAGTGCTTCCTTATTCTCAAAATTACCATAAATAGCACCTTTGGTGAGGCCAGTAGCTTCTGTAAGGTCACTCATGCTAGTGCCAACGTATCCAAATTTATTGAAAATTGGGGCAACCGTCTCTATAATATATGCTGTGGTACGTTCTGCTTTTTTGGTCATAGTGGTTCTGGCTGATACGTGGCTGTTGCTAATATATAAAAAACATATACTGTATGGTATTTTAAAAAGCAAATGCCCTTACTTTTAACAAAATAAGGGCATCAATACGTTGAAAATTAGATTATTTCACCAATTCATTTTGATTTCTAAAGACAAGTTGTTCGTCAAACGAATCAAGAAGAACAATACTATCTGCTTTTATCTTACCTGCAAGTAATTCTTTGGACAAGTTGTTTAGAACCTCTTTTTGGATGAGTCTTTTTACTGGTCTAGCTCCAAATTGA is a genomic window of Flagellimonas sp. CMM7 containing:
- a CDS encoding YggS family pyridoxal phosphate-dependent enzyme, with protein sequence MSIKDNLTAIKQKLPREVTLVAVSKTKPNEAILEAYEAGQRVFGENKIQEMLQKWETLPKDIEWHMIGHVQRNKVKYMGEYVSLIHGVDSFRLLAEINKQAKKHDRVISCLLQMHIAEEETKFGLDNTELKTIIDSEEFAALENIKIEGLMGMATFTKDERQIRKEFAYLKSIFDSLKQELPHISVLSMGMSGDYTIAMEEGSTMVRIGSSIFGARNYS
- a CDS encoding DUF1015 domain-containing protein, which gives rise to MALVKPFKAIRPTKDKASFVASRSYEEYSKDELNSQLEYNPFSFLHIINPGFKYHESIEGKERFKLVYNRYLEFLEDNIFQKDKEASFYLYQITKGSFKTLGLFCACSVLDYQNDVIKKHEDTIQHREKLFANYLNTVGFNAEPVLMTYAENKLISTLLKTETEQEPQYNFTTTDKISHRLWKITDQQVIEKLETEFSKIDALYIADGHHRSASSNLLAKKMKAQNNAHTGKEAYNFFMTYLIPESEIRIYEFNRMVKDLNGYSKNEFLIKLDTYFRIEKKDDGLYKPTQKHHFSMYLDGEFYSLYLRKKVYKFTDALSELDTQILFKTILEPILGIHDLRNDKRISYGYGKHNVIKMKDNIDNGKFAVGFGLVPINMNEIKAIADAGLVMPPKSTYIEPKLRSGLAIYEF
- a CDS encoding 3-hydroxyacyl-CoA dehydrogenase family protein is translated as MKTIAVIGAGTMGNGIAHVFAQNGFQVHLIDIAQASLEKGLATISKNLDRMLAKASISEKDKENTLGNISTFTNLKEGVSSTDLVIEAATENLNIKLKIFKDLDEVCDAKTILATNTSSISITQIAAATNRPEKVIGMHFMNPVPIMKLVEIIRGYSTSDEVTKTIMELSANLGKTPTEVNDYPGFVANRILMPMINEAIETLYNGVAGVQEIDTVMKLGMAHPMGPLQLADFIGLDVCLSILNVMYDGFKNPKYAPCPLLVNMVMAGKLGIKSGEGFYDYSESRKAEKVSTQFN
- a CDS encoding Gfo/Idh/MocA family protein, whose translation is MLKVGVLGAGHLGKIHLRLLNESNNYELVGFYDPDEINAKKVADEFGYSYFENINTLIDAVDVVDIVTPTLSHFDCAKKAIEKGRHIFIEKPITNTIKEAEELLELANEHNIKGQVGHVERFNPAFLAVKDNIETPMFIETHRLAEFNPRGTDVPVVLDLMIHDIDVILSVVNSEVKQINASGVSVISKSPDIANARIEFENGCVANLTSSRISLKNMRKSRFFQQDAYISVDFLEKKVEVVKMKDAPENPGDFDMVLQNAEGEKKQIYFENPDIEANNAILDELETFADAINNNTDPVVTLEQGTQALRVALQIIESFKK
- a CDS encoding protein-L-isoaspartate(D-aspartate) O-methyltransferase, which encodes MKDTLKHRGMRNKLAKVLSAKGIQDSKVIDAIKTVPRHLFLDSSFEDHAYQDKAFPIGAEQTISQPYTVAFQTELLNIKPNDTILEIGTGSGYQTAVLLHLRAKVYTIERQQELFKKTKLFFSKMNYRPKKVIFGDGYKGLPGEAPFDGIIVTAGAPEVPKPLMSQLKVGGRLVIPVGVEEQIMTLFTRKSEKEFEKQELGSFRFVPLLENKN
- the smpB gene encoding SsrA-binding protein SmpB, whose translation is MQKNINIKNKRARFDYEILDTYTAGIVLGGTEIKSIRLGKASVSQSFCEFNDKGELFVINMQVDEYSHGGHYNHLPKAERKLLLNKKELKKLHKEVSTSGLTIIPLNLFINDRGLAKINIGLAKGKKLYDKRETMKDRDNKRDLSRIKKSFNQ
- a CDS encoding DUF6503 family protein, with the protein product MKRFFVVALLLLSVACKEKPKTNYTAQEIVDKSIEDSGGSLYTNHGTSFMFRDRKYISESMEGKMVLKRISFLDSVVITDVKTNTDFKRYMNDTIVNISDSIANRYANSVNSVHYFARLPYGLNEKAVNKELLGEEKIKGKNYYKVKVTFDQTNGGEDFDDVYVYWYHTETFKPDYLAYDFHVNGGGQRFREAYNERYVNGIRFVDYNNYKPKKKETSVLETGSLFEKGELELLSKIELLEIEVTKN
- a CDS encoding phosphoglycerate mutase family protein, translated to MRTTKLIIAITIFIVGSISCNDSNKDMENTKEAVVSTFYFIRHAEKDRTDPENNDPELNQDGLGRAIHWAEVFDPIDLDVIYSTNYERTSMTAAPTSVKKDIDVKYYDPKSVDIEAFKASNEGLNVLVVGHSNSTPTFVNNLLEIEKYEHMDDHDNSSLFIVRIIDGVATDIRLKMD
- a CDS encoding PorP/SprF family type IX secretion system membrane protein, which produces MLKSLVCFLLLFITTFIWSQERTLPPDLRQHNLTQFNANLLNASYGTDWNNPNSFSVWTRWQWQTIDGDPTSIFANYTHQLNQKSVLGVGFLQHNTGTFLHTGANVNYAYTFLLQDNVKLMVGANLFGFQEKLADNRFVPNPDIDLPQLENTNQFMILFSPGVRLQVNQFNLGLAVENALDFNFSENGRGEDLRIFTGTLSNDFPVTIFSGEDSSFVRPIVYVRSIPNEDTQFGINGLFSTSKFWVQGGYNSFYGVSGGLGATFAKQFSIGGLLEFGTDTFLRDEDPTFELIASYHFGKTDNRKKVIGFDVEKDDALALERIKVEEEKQKRKEHEKKTAAEQERLKKEQIADTKKEQELLAKQQFEKDSIAKAQLVALKLQEEQKRRDSIAELQEAQNVQVRPNEKYEEVANAEGLEPGFYLIANVFGTKKYFENFMLTLKKKGLDPKSFFRSQNKYNYVYLERYNSMNEARKARDSKFFGKYPDKTWIFRVRGK
- a CDS encoding TetR/AcrR family transcriptional regulator, which translates into the protein MTKKAERTTAYIIETVAPIFNKFGYVGTSMSDLTEATGLTKGAIYGNFENKEALALSAFEYNRNHLLSVVDEKLKVEGNSLDKLFSLIRFYRQYDVFTLPFGGCPILNVGVDAQNNNNQLSAAVKETIKEIEGKIALVLENGIKQGEIYLPVPPLQFAKQLFTMLQGAIAMSTMTRDRKYLVNTIAYLEQLVQKEIKK